The Caulobacter sp. FWC26 genome contains a region encoding:
- the motA gene encoding flagellar motor stator protein MotA: protein MFQIIGIVLLFGLVFGSYIISGGKMDVIIHAAPHELMAIGGAGVAAFLISNSMTVIKATLGGFGTIFKGPKWKAQDYRDLLSLLFLLTKTMKSKGVIALEAHIEKPQESTIFSRYPKIAHDHFAVDFICDTLRMMTMNLEDPHQVEDAMEKQLEKHHHEAHQAAHALTQLSDGLPALGIVAAVLGVIKTMGSITEPPAVLGTMIGGALVGTFMGVFMAYGLVGPMATRLASVLDEDAAFYKIIQAVLVAHLHGNAAQISVEIGRGNVPTACQPSFAELEEALSQIPNE from the coding sequence ATGTTCCAGATCATCGGCATCGTTCTGCTCTTCGGCCTGGTGTTCGGCTCGTACATCATCTCGGGCGGCAAGATGGACGTGATCATCCACGCCGCGCCGCACGAACTGATGGCCATCGGCGGCGCGGGCGTCGCGGCGTTCCTGATCTCGAACTCGATGACCGTGATCAAGGCCACCCTCGGCGGCTTCGGCACCATCTTCAAGGGTCCCAAGTGGAAGGCGCAGGACTATCGCGACCTGCTTAGCCTGCTGTTCCTGCTGACCAAGACGATGAAGTCCAAGGGCGTCATCGCGCTGGAAGCCCACATCGAAAAGCCGCAGGAAAGCACGATCTTCTCGCGCTACCCGAAGATCGCCCACGACCACTTCGCCGTCGACTTCATCTGCGACACCCTGCGGATGATGACCATGAACCTGGAAGATCCCCACCAGGTCGAGGACGCGATGGAGAAGCAGCTCGAGAAGCACCACCACGAAGCCCACCAGGCGGCGCACGCCCTGACGCAGTTGTCGGACGGTCTGCCGGCTCTGGGCATCGTGGCCGCCGTGCTGGGCGTCATCAAGACCATGGGCTCGATCACCGAGCCGCCGGCGGTGCTGGGCACCATGATCGGCGGCGCTCTGGTCGGTACGTTCATGGGCGTGTTCATGGCCTATGGCCTGGTCGGCCCCATGGCCACGCGCCTGGCTTCAGTGCTGGACGAGGACGCGGCCTTCTACAAGATCATCCAGGCCGTCCTGGTCGCGCACCTGCACGGCAACGCCGCCCAGATCTCTGTGGAAATCGGCCGTGGCAACGTGCCCACCGCCTGCCAGCCCAGCTTCGCCGAACTGGAAGAAGCCCTGTCGCAGATCCCGAACGAGTAA